The genomic segment AATTAGCATCTTACATATCAAAAGTCAAATCTTGATTTTTTGGGGTTATCTGGTAAACTTGAATTAAATAAACTGCAGGAGCTTGAAAAGAACAATGCGGAAGGTTTTTGACAAAGGTGATTGTCTTATAGAGGTTTTGCCTTTTATAAAAAAGTTTTACTCAAAAACAATGGTCATTAAATATGGCGGTTCAGCCATGATTGATGAAAAGCTAAGGGAGAGTTTTTCAAAGGATGTCTCTCTTTTAAAGTATGTCGGGATTCATCCTGTTGTTGTGCATGGCGGAGGCCCAGAAATTGCTCATATTCTTAATAAATTACACATAAAGAGTGAATTTTATAAAGGTTTGCGAATAACAGATGAAGAAACAATGGAAGTTGTTGTTATGGTGCTGGCAGGTAAAGTAAACAAAGAGATTGTTTTACAGATAAATAAAAGTGGAGGAAGGGCTGTGGGCATAAGCGGCGTTGATGCCCATATTATTAAGGCAAAAAAGAAACTTTTGGAGGATGTAGATTTAGGTCTTGTGGGTGATGTAGAAGAGATAAATCCTGAGATACTAACTCACCTTTCTGAAGATGGCTATATTCCCGTTGTTGCTCCTATTGGTGTTGATGATAGCGGCAGGAGGTTTAACATAAACGCTGATAGTGTAGCTTCTGCTGTTGCTATAGGTTTGAAAGCAGAGAAATTGATATATCTAACAGATACAGACGGTGTTTACGATAAAAATGGTCGCCTAATCTCTTCAATAAAGATCAGTGATATTGATAGTCTGATCAATAACGGCACAATCAGCGGTGGTATGATTCCAAAACTACTCTCTGCAAGAGAGGCAATAGAAAAGGGTGTTAAAAAGGTTCATATAATAAACGGCAAAAGATTTCACTCGCTTCTTGAAGAGATATTTACTTTGGATGGTGTAGGAACGCAGATTTATGAAGAATGATTTTGGGCTTGAAAGGTTTGCTAAACTTGTTATAAAGCAGGACGATTTAAGAACATTGTATTTTAGGGCTTTTGCTTTTTTGTTGGATTTTTTTGATGCCGATAAACTTTATTTTTTTAAGTTTAGCAAAAGAAAGCAGTGCTTTGACCCAAAAGCCGCACTAAACAGGGATATTTTAGAAGAAGTTGTCAAGGGCGATTATGAGAGTTTTAACATAGAAGAGGCGTTTGAGAAGGAATTTAATCTAAATTTCAGGGCTTTTGGTTCATCCTGCAATGATGTTGTGCGATCCTTAGCTAAACTGGTTGTTGACAAAAAGGTTAAGTCGATTAAATCAAGCTCGATTAAAAGCGCAAGACTTAAATCGCTATGGAGTCAGTTGAAACTTAATGATGAGGCGTTTTATGTGCCGTTGTTTTCTTTAAATGAGATGGTGGGTTTTGTTTTATTTGACAAAGTAATCGATTACGATAATTCAAAGGCTTATTTTGATTTACTTGGTTGTGCGATAGGTAGATTATTTTTGTTAAAAAATATCGATAATCTTTCTAATTTGCTTGCCACAAAGGATGATGAGGACAAGAGAAAACAAAAATTATATCAAATAGGAAAGACCGCAATGATTATGGCTCATGAGATGAAAAATTCATTAATCGGTATAATGGGTTTGTTTAGCAGGCTTAAGGCTTATGTTGATGAGGATAAAAAAGCCCAGCGTTATTATGAGATTATTGAGTCGCAGCTAAAAAAACTCTATGAGTTTACATTCGACATCAATAAATTTTCAAAAATTGGCGATGGAGCAGATATTAGAGAGGTTGAAATTGCTGATATAATCGATAATTCTATAGAGATGGCATCAAGTTTTTCTAATGATGTAAAATTTTCAGTTTCTATTGGAAAGGATGCATCTGTAATTGAGGCTGACAAATCTCAGCTTGAACAGGTGTTTTTAAACCTTTTTAAAAACTCTATCGAGGCAAAAAAGCAGGGCTCGGTGAAAATAGATGTTTCGGTTAGAAAAGAAGGAGAATTTGTAGTCATAAAAATTAAAGATAATAGTGGCGGTGTGGATGAAGAGACGCTTAAAAATATGATGAAGCCGTTTTTTACCACAAAATCATACGGAACAGGGCTTGGACTTGCAATTGTAAAGGGTATTATTGACATCTACAACGGGAGTTTAAGTTTTAAGAATGTCAAAGACGGGCTTGAGTGTGTTATAAAATTACCACAAAAAAACAATACTGGAGGTAGTGATGGCAGAAAAGAAAAAAATCATGGTTGTGGATGATGAAGATGCAATCAGATTGCTATACGAAGAGGAATTCTCAGATGAAGGCTATGATGTTGTTTCATGCAGCAATGGGGAAGAAGCTATAGAAAAATTTGAAAAGGAAAATCCGGATCTTGTTATTTTAGACATTGCCATGCCTGGTATGAGTGGTTTGGATGTGTTGGGTAAGATTAAGGAAAAATCACCCAATACGCCCGTGATAATGTCAACAGCCTATTCTCATTACAAAAACGATTTCTACACACATGTGGCTGATGCCTATATTGTCAAATCGCCCGATTTAGGAGAACTTAAAGATAAAGTAAAAGAGCTTCTGGGATGAATTTGCTTGACATAACCTTTTAAATTTAATAGAAAGTGCCCTGAAAGCGAAAGGAATTTTTAGGAGGTGACTCGATGGCTAAGGTATGGGTAGAGGATAGCTGCATTGGTTGCGAGGCTTGTGTTGATGAGCTTCCAGAGGTTTTCCAGATGGAAGATGGTAAGGCAAAGGTTGTTAATCCTGAGGGTGCATCCTTAGAAGAGATTAAAGAGGTAGCTGAGGCTTGCCCAACAGAGTCTATTAAGGTTGAAGAATAATCTCAGGCGCCTTAGGGCGCCTTCTTTTTTTACCTTCCTTTTTTTAAACATCCTTTAAATTAAAAAATAGTTGTAATTTTAATCAATATTGTGTAAAAAATGATAGAAATGATAATTTTTAGTTGCAATAATTAAAAAATTTTTTATTATTTGGCGATAGGGGGTGTTGAGATGACAGAAGATACAAAGGTGGAGGCTGTTGAGGTTAAATGTCCTAAATGCGGTTACACTATGATTATATATATGCCAAAAGAAGAAATCCCCAAATGCCCCCAGTGTGGAACACAGATGGTTATTAGTGAGTTATTGGATGAAGGCAAATATTATTAAAGGGAGGTTTGCTATGAAAGGGTTTTATCGATTGGTTGCTTTGTTAGTTGCTGTATTTATTTTTGGTAGTTTTTCTGCAAAAGCTGCAGATATCAATCTGTGGCATAACTCCACGCTTTACAAGATTGAAAAAAGGGGAGTGTTAAGGGTTGGCTTAAACGCTGGTTACATGCCGTTTGAGATGAGAAGTAAGACAGGCAAGATTATTGGTTTTGATGTTGATATGGCAAAACTGATGGCTAAAGCCATGGGCGTAAAGTTGCAGATAATAAACACCGATTGGGATGGTATTATACCTGCGTTAATGACGGGTAAGTTTGATATTATTATGAGTGGAATGACCATCACGCAAAAAAGAAATCTAAAAGTTAATTTTGCTGATCCATACATTGTTGTTGGTCAAACTATTCTTTTGAATAAAAAATGGGCTGGAAAGGTAAAATCCTACAAGGATTTAAATAGCCCTAAATTTACAGTTACCGTTATGCTTGGCACAACAGGTGATTTTGCAGCTAAAAAATATATTCCTAAAGCAAAAATTGAAGAATTTCAAACAGAAGAAGAGGCAGTTATGCAGGTGATGCAGGGAAGGGCTGATGCGTTTGTTTATGACCAGCCTTATAACTCAATCTTCCATGCAACAAAGGGCAAAGGTAAATTGATTTTCTTGAATAAACCTTTTACATATGAGCCACTTGGCTGGGCTATAAATAAAGGTGATCCAGACTTTTTAAACTGGCTTAATAACTTTTTGCGCCAGATCAAACATGATGGTGCATACGATAAGCTTTATAAGAAATGGTTTGTTGATGTAAATACATGGATTAATAAGGTTCAATAAACAATGAGAAGAAAAAAGCATAACTTTATTTGGCATCTTGCCTTTGTAGGAGTGATAATTGGAATAGGTTTTTTTATCTATAAGGCAAGTTTAAGGATCAACTATTCATGGAACTGGAGGGCTGTGCCCTCCTATCTTGTTTATAAAAGTCACGATGCTGTAACATCCCCTGTTAGAGGTATTGTTAAAGCGATTAAAGGTGATGAGGTTGTTATAAAAAAGATTTCCCAAAGGGGCTCATCGGCAAAGGATGTAGTTTTAAAGGTTGAACATGTAGAGGTTAAGGTAGGGGAGGCCGTAAGTAGCGGTGATGAGATAGGCTTTAACTCTTCCTATAAAGCGGGTCCTTTGTTGATGGGTCTTTATATGACTTTGAAGGTTTCGTTTGTCTCTATTATTATGGCACTTATTATTGGAATTTTTACAGGTCTTATGCGTATTTCTGAGAATCCTTTATTCAGAAACCTATCTGTAGTTTACATCGAGCTTATAAGGGGCACACCGCTGCTTGTTCAGATATTTATTGTTTATTTCTTTATAGGTACAATTTTTAATATGACGAGATTTTTTGCCGGCGCATTTGCTTTGGCTGTATTTGAAGGCGCCTATATAGCGGAGATTATCAGGGCAGGTATTCAATCGATTCCACGCGGTCAAACAGAGGCTGCTTTGTCTTTGGGTATGAATTACTTTCAGATAATGCGATATATAATTATGCCTCAGGCTATCAAGAGAGTGCTTCCAGCTTTAGCAGGTCAGTTTATTTCTTTGATAAAGGAT from the Hippea jasoniae genome contains:
- a CDS encoding amino acid ABC transporter permease, which produces MRRKKHNFIWHLAFVGVIIGIGFFIYKASLRINYSWNWRAVPSYLVYKSHDAVTSPVRGIVKAIKGDEVVIKKISQRGSSAKDVVLKVEHVEVKVGEAVSSGDEIGFNSSYKAGPLLMGLYMTLKVSFVSIIMALIIGIFTGLMRISENPLFRNLSVVYIELIRGTPLLVQIFIVYFFIGTIFNMTRFFAGAFALAVFEGAYIAEIIRAGIQSIPRGQTEAALSLGMNYFQIMRYIIMPQAIKRVLPALAGQFISLIKDSSLLSVISLTELTKAGREIVSSTFSPFEIWFSVAALYFIVTYTLSLLDRYLERRLAGNE
- a CDS encoding ferredoxin, whose protein sequence is MAKVWVEDSCIGCEACVDELPEVFQMEDGKAKVVNPEGASLEEIKEVAEACPTESIKVEE
- a CDS encoding sensor histidine kinase, which codes for MKNDFGLERFAKLVIKQDDLRTLYFRAFAFLLDFFDADKLYFFKFSKRKQCFDPKAALNRDILEEVVKGDYESFNIEEAFEKEFNLNFRAFGSSCNDVVRSLAKLVVDKKVKSIKSSSIKSARLKSLWSQLKLNDEAFYVPLFSLNEMVGFVLFDKVIDYDNSKAYFDLLGCAIGRLFLLKNIDNLSNLLATKDDEDKRKQKLYQIGKTAMIMAHEMKNSLIGIMGLFSRLKAYVDEDKKAQRYYEIIESQLKKLYEFTFDINKFSKIGDGADIREVEIADIIDNSIEMASSFSNDVKFSVSIGKDASVIEADKSQLEQVFLNLFKNSIEAKKQGSVKIDVSVRKEGEFVVIKIKDNSGGVDEETLKNMMKPFFTTKSYGTGLGLAIVKGIIDIYNGSLSFKNVKDGLECVIKLPQKNNTGGSDGRKEKNHGCG
- a CDS encoding transporter substrate-binding domain-containing protein, with protein sequence MKGFYRLVALLVAVFIFGSFSAKAADINLWHNSTLYKIEKRGVLRVGLNAGYMPFEMRSKTGKIIGFDVDMAKLMAKAMGVKLQIINTDWDGIIPALMTGKFDIIMSGMTITQKRNLKVNFADPYIVVGQTILLNKKWAGKVKSYKDLNSPKFTVTVMLGTTGDFAAKKYIPKAKIEEFQTEEEAVMQVMQGRADAFVYDQPYNSIFHATKGKGKLIFLNKPFTYEPLGWAINKGDPDFLNWLNNFLRQIKHDGAYDKLYKKWFVDVNTWINKVQ
- a CDS encoding response regulator, with the protein product MAEKKKIMVVDDEDAIRLLYEEEFSDEGYDVVSCSNGEEAIEKFEKENPDLVILDIAMPGMSGLDVLGKIKEKSPNTPVIMSTAYSHYKNDFYTHVADAYIVKSPDLGELKDKVKELLG
- the argB gene encoding acetylglutamate kinase — its product is MRKVFDKGDCLIEVLPFIKKFYSKTMVIKYGGSAMIDEKLRESFSKDVSLLKYVGIHPVVVHGGGPEIAHILNKLHIKSEFYKGLRITDEETMEVVVMVLAGKVNKEIVLQINKSGGRAVGISGVDAHIIKAKKKLLEDVDLGLVGDVEEINPEILTHLSEDGYIPVVAPIGVDDSGRRFNINADSVASAVAIGLKAEKLIYLTDTDGVYDKNGRLISSIKISDIDSLINNGTISGGMIPKLLSAREAIEKGVKKVHIINGKRFHSLLEEIFTLDGVGTQIYEE